One segment of Tamlana crocina DNA contains the following:
- a CDS encoding glutamate-5-semialdehyde dehydrogenase produces the protein MKLLSSDIKNKVLQSMIDIIDRERDNIIKANQKDLDAFNRDDQALYDRLVVNEAKVDGMIQAIKEVKEQDDPVGKEISNVTLDSGLKITNKTAPFGTILIIYESRPDVTIEAAVLAFKANNKILLKGGKEAINSNLILEKCWHEALEENGLSKEWIRLLHLQREETQEFLRNPTEPLDLIVPRGGERLIKFVKDHASCAVLVSGRGNNFLYVSEDADWEKTIKVLVNAKTHKISGCNALDKVLINKNIPNYEAKLKELQEVLKSVNVNILVDGNIGKTLTDEAQIPDEDTWYEEFLALKIVLAEVSSLDEAIEKVNKYSGGHSAAILTEDKDKATLFMEQVDSAAVYHNASTRFTDGGQMGVGAELAISTDKLHHRGPLGLKQLVTNKYYVFGDGHVRV, from the coding sequence ATGAAACTTTTAAGTTCAGACATAAAAAATAAGGTACTCCAATCTATGATTGATATTATAGATCGGGAGCGCGACAATATCATTAAAGCTAACCAAAAGGATTTGGATGCTTTTAACCGAGACGATCAGGCGCTTTACGACCGATTGGTAGTAAACGAAGCCAAAGTAGACGGCATGATCCAGGCGATTAAGGAGGTTAAGGAGCAGGACGACCCGGTTGGAAAGGAAATTTCGAACGTTACTTTGGATAGTGGTTTGAAAATAACTAATAAAACAGCTCCTTTCGGAACGATTTTGATTATTTACGAATCTAGACCAGATGTGACTATTGAAGCGGCTGTACTAGCTTTTAAGGCCAATAATAAAATTTTATTAAAAGGCGGAAAGGAAGCGATTAACAGTAACTTGATTTTAGAAAAATGTTGGCACGAAGCTTTGGAAGAAAATGGCCTGTCTAAAGAATGGATCAGGCTATTGCACCTTCAGCGTGAGGAAACGCAAGAGTTTTTAAGAAACCCAACAGAACCATTAGATTTAATTGTGCCACGTGGCGGTGAGCGTCTCATTAAGTTTGTGAAAGACCACGCTAGCTGTGCCGTATTGGTGAGTGGTCGTGGTAACAACTTTTTATACGTATCTGAAGATGCCGATTGGGAAAAAACCATCAAAGTTTTGGTTAACGCCAAAACCCATAAAATTTCGGGTTGTAATGCTTTAGATAAAGTTTTAATCAATAAAAACATCCCGAATTATGAGGCTAAGTTAAAAGAGCTTCAGGAGGTTTTAAAAAGTGTTAATGTTAATATTTTGGTTGATGGAAACATCGGAAAAACCTTAACCGATGAAGCCCAAATTCCAGATGAAGATACTTGGTACGAAGAGTTTTTGGCATTGAAAATAGTACTTGCCGAAGTCAGCTCGCTGGATGAAGCTATTGAAAAAGTAAATAAGTATTCAGGAGGGCATTCCGCAGCTATTCTAACGGAAGATAAAGATAAGGCCACTTTGTTTATGGAACAGGTGGACAGTGCAGCGGTTTATCATAACGCTTCAACACGATTTACCGATGGCGGGCAAATGGGCGTAGGAGCCGAGTTGGCTATTAGTACCGATAAATTACATCACCGCGGTCCATTAGGATTAAAGCAGTTGGTTACCAATAAATACTATGTTTTTGGTGATGGGCATGTAAGGGTTTAA